A window from Heliangelus exortis chromosome 17, bHelExo1.hap1, whole genome shotgun sequence encodes these proteins:
- the CHST12 gene encoding carbohydrate sulfotransferase 12, whose protein sequence is MTKARLLRLSVVLVSIFMILLIIVYWDNVGTAHFYLHTSFSRPHSPGITAGEDWEALPDVDEFLAKLLSSSLKQNSSIPRKPEQLLIQGSSKPVVSNLEENVRGYDWSTHNDRNTLDQEKLQKERQRRLREFCANSSFTFSTKERSFDDIPNYELNHLIVDDRHGIIYCYVPKVACTNWKRVMIVLSESLLDQGVPYRNPLDIPREHVHNTSTHLTFNKFWRRYGKFSRHLMKIKLKKYTKFLFVRDPFVRLISAFRSKFELENEDFYQRFAIPMLKLYSNHTNLPKSVREAFRAGLKVSFSDFIQYLLDPRTEKMVPFNEHWRQIYRLCHPCQIDYDFIGKLETLDEDAAYLLQLLKVDRLLRFPPSYRNRTASSWEENWFANIPLAWRQQLYKLYEADFVLFGYPKPENLLKD, encoded by the coding sequence ATGACCAAAGCACGGCTCCTCCGTCTCTCTGTGGTGCTGGTCTCCATCTTCATGATCCTCCTGATCATTGTGTACTGGGACAACGTGGGAACAGCTCACTTCTACCTGCATACGTCCTTCTCCAGGCCTCATTCACCAGGTATCACAGCAGGTGAAGACTGGGAAGCCTTGCCAGATGTGGATGAATTTTTGGCAAAGCTCCTCAGTTCGAGCCTGAAACAGAATAGCTCGATCCCCCGAAAACCCGAGCAGCTCCTCATCCAGGGCTCCTCCAAGCCTGTGGTGAGCAATTTGGAGGAGAACGTGCGGGGCTACGACTGGTCTACTCACAATGACAGGAACACCTTGGACcaagagaaactgcagaaagagaggcagaggaggttGCGTGAGTTTTGTGCCAATTCCAGCTTCACCTTCTCCACCAAGGAGCGTTCCTTTGACGACATCCCAAACTATGAGCTCAACCACCTGATCGTTGATGACCGCCATGGCATCATCTACTGCTATGTCCCCAAGGTTGCCTGCACCAACTGGAAACGGGTGATGATCGTGCTTAGTGAGAGCCTGCTGGACCAGGGGGTCCCATACCGGAACCCTCTGGATATCCCCCGGGAACACGTCCACAACACCAGCACCCACTTGACCTTCAACAAATTCTGGCGCCGTTATGGGAAGTTCTCCAGGCACCTCATGAAGATCAAGCTGAAGAAGTACACCAAGTTCCTTTTCGTACGGGACCCTTTCGTCCGCCTCATCTCCGCCTTCCGCAGCAAATTTGAGCTGGAGAACGAGGACTTCTACCAGCGCTTTGCTATCCCCATGCTAAAGCTCTATTCCAACCATACCAACCTTCCCAAATCCGTTCGAGAGGCCTTCAGGGCGGGCCTCAAAGTCTCCTTTTCTGACTTCATCCAGTACTTGCTGGATCCTAGGACAGAGAAGATGGTTCCTTTCAATGAGCACTGGCGGCAGATTTACCGCCTGTGCCACCCGTGCCAGATAGACTACGATTTCATTGGGAAGCTGGAGACTCTGGATGAGGATGCTGCTTATCTCTTGCAGCTCCTCAAAGTGGACAGGTTGCTTCGCTTTCCCCCCAGCTACCGGAACAGgactgccagcagctgggaagagaaCTGGTTTGCCAATATCCCCCTGGcttggaggcagcagctctACAAGCTTTACGAAGCAGATTTTGTACTCTTTGGCTACCCCAAGCCAGAAAACTTGCTTAAAGACTAG